The region CGCTGGGCGAGTGGGGGCAAGATTCGCCGCGCGGTGGGTGACTCGTTTGTCGCCCGTTGGCGCGCGCGACAACGGATAGGTTCCAGCTAAGCGCCTGGCGACGCCTGGATTTAGATCGGTTGTTCGGCGCGCAGGCGCAGCCAGCCGCGAACCACCCGGTAGATCACCCAAATGGTCAGGGCCGCGTAGATCAGCCAAGCGACCGGGATGCCGATGATGGTGAAGAAGAGGACGATCGAGACCAGCGTCCAGGCGAGGGCGTACCAGAAGGTGCGAATCTGCCAGCCGAAGTGCGAGTCCACCCAGGTGCCGCGCGCGTCGTCGCGCTTGAGGTAGTTGATGACCACGGCGATCAGCGAAGGGATGCCGGTAATGAAGCTGCTGACGACCAGCGCTGAGGTCAGCACACCCGACAGGATGGAGAGGCTGTGCAGCAGGTAGACGAGCTGGGCGACGTTGTAACTCTTGCGAGTGGCGGCATCCATGGGTGACGTTCCTTGAGTTCAATGTTCCATAAGCAGCGGCGGTCCGCCGGTGCGGGCGAACCGTAGCACACACAGCAACGCCGTCCGCCCCTTCCTAGCAGCGATGCACGCCCGAGGCGACTGGTCGCGGCGCACAGGCGAGGGCAACGCGTCAGCGCGGTTTAACCCCAGCCTTATGCGGCCTACGTCTCAGGCGAGCGCCGTGCGCGAGTTTGGCCACACCTCCGTGCAGCACCCGAGTGCGATGAACTGTGCACCACACTTGATCACTCGGGAACAACGCCATGCACACGCTGATTCGCGGCGCCATCTGCAGCCTCGCGCTGAGCCTCACGGGCGTGAGCGCCTGGGTGTACTTCAGCGAATACGTGTCGCCTGATGCCTCGATGGCCGGGGCGTCGACGCTCTTCGGTGAAGCCTCGCCTGCCACCAGGGAAGGGCTTACCGCAGGCGGCCATCTGGACCTGTCCGCTCGCGTGCTCGCGCGCAGCAAGATGAGTCCCCAGGTGGCGGCCCTCGCGGCTGCGGGCGACCGGCGCCTGTTGCGTCTCGAAGTGCAAGGCGAGGCGCGTGACCTCAACGCGCTTGGGGGGGCGCTCGTAAGTGCGGCGGGCGAGGGAGATGGCGCCGTGGTGGATCTGCCCGGGCGTGCCCTGGATCGCTTCGCCCTGCAAACCACCGTGCAGCGCGTGTCTCTGCTCGGCATCGTCACCCGTTGATCGGGCCGTTCGTTCGGTCGTACCTCGCCCCATCGCTCCGTATACTCGCCAGACGGGCACGCGGTGAGCTGTAACTTGAAACGCGCGACGCGAGGGCCCGCTTCGATCCAACGATAGCGAGCCTGATGACTGACACCCCGTCCCCCCATGAGCGCCGGCCGCAGAAGATCTGGCTGTTGGCGCTCGTGCCCGAGTCGCCCTTCGGCCGGTGGCTCGCCGCCGCTGCCATCCTCGGCCTGGGTGCCGCCGTCTACGGCGTGGCGGCCTGGCTCGTCGCCACCTATCCGGAACGCTACGCCAGACAGTTCTCGCCCACCGTGGCCGCATTCTTCGTGGCGGCTGTCGCCTACGTCGTGCCCGTCTTCCACTACATCACCGAACGCACCCGTGAGGCGTTGGACAGCCTGGCACCGAGGCTCCCGGCGCAGACCCTGGCGCTGGCACGTCGCTCGCTGACCCACAAGTCGACGCTGTGGGGCGTGCGCACCATCCTGGCTGGCGTCGGCCTGTGGTTGGTGCAGTCCCGGTTGCTCGCCGGCAGCTGGCAATACATGGTCGAGAGCCTAGGCCAGGGCTACGTGGCCATCGTGATGGACTTCGGCCCCTTGCCCGTCTGGTTGGTGATGACCGCCGCCACGCGGGCGCTGGTGGAGAACGCCACGAGCTTTCGGCGCCTCGCCCAGGAGGTGCGCGCCGACGTCTTCAGTCCGCCCACCTTCGCCCCGGTGGGCGCGATGGCCGTTACCTCCACCCTGTTCATCCTGGGCGCACTGGCCGTGCTGCCGATCATGTGGCTCGGCGGGCCGATCAGCTGGTGGACCACGCTGCCGGCCCTGCTGCTGTTCCTGCCGATGATCCCGGTGCTGTTGCTGCTGCCGATCTGGCCACTGCACCGCCGCCTGGTGAAACAACGCCAGGAGGCTTTGGCCGAGGCGCAGGCGGCCATCGACTCGGCCCGCCAGGCGTCGGCCGCCGACGGTGGTGCTCTTGCGAGTGCCCTGGCCCTTCGTCGCGAGGTGGTGCGCTTGCCCGTCTGGCCCTTCGACATCGGCGCGGTGACCCGTTTCCTCGCCTACGCCGTGATCGTGCCTCTGACCTGGGCCGGGGCGGCGCTGATCGAGATGCTGGTGAACACGATCGTCGGCGCGTAGTGCGGGCTGCCGGAGCCTGCAGGTGATCGGTCGCGAGCGGTTAGGCCCATTCCTTGCTCGGAGTACAGATTTGAATGTGAGCGACTTCTTCTTCAACTTCGCCGACGCCGAGGCGGGCACGCATCGCCAGCTCGCCCCCGGCATCGATACGCAGCTCTTCGTCGGCGAGCAGGCCATGTTCTCGGTGGTCAGCTTCGCCCCCGGCGCGCGAGGCTCGGTGCACGAACACGCCGAGGAGCAGTGGGGCGTGCTGCTGGAGGGGGAGGGCGTGCGCGTGCAGGACGGCGTCGAAGTGCCGGTCGGGGCGGGTGATTTCTGGCGCACGCCCCCTGGGGTGGCGCACGGCTTCATCGCAGGGCCGCAGGGGGCGAAGGTGCTCGATGTATTTGCGCTGCCCCGTGAGGCGTATCGTCGTGAGGGCGCCGGATTCAGCTAGCGACGACGATGACGCTGCGACCGGTCACGCACGCGGCGAGATCGAGGCGAGGCACCCCAGCGGCCCTCGCCTCATGAGCCCTCTTTGAGGTAGCGATCCACGAACTCCCCCATGGCCTGGAAGGACTGCACCCGCGTCGTCGGTGAGCTGCGAAGCCAGTGGTCTTCGCCCTTCAGGCGGACGAACTCCACCGATTTGCCGGCCTTATCCAGGCGCCGGCGCATGAGCTGGCTCTGGGCCAGGGGCACGATCGTGTCGTCATCGCCGTGGATGAGGCGCACCGGTGCCTGGAAGCGCTCGGCGTAGTTGGCGGGCGAGATCTCCTTCAGCTTCTCCTTCTCCGCCTTGCTATCGCCGATGACCTCGTTCCAGTAGGCAACGACCCAGTGATTGCGCCCGTACTGGCGGGCTTCAGCGCTCAGCATGCGCGGCAGATCGGCGACGCCCGCGATGGCGATGATGCAGCGGTACAGTTCCGGCGTGAAGGCGCCGCCGGCCAGCGCCGAATAGCCGCCGTAGCTGTAGCCAGCGATGCACACGCGATCGGGGTCAGTCACGCCCGTGTCGACGAAGTGCTCGAGCGTGTCGGTGACATCGTCCTGCATCTCCCGCCCCCAGCGGCCGTAGCCCGCGAGCAGGTGGGCGTTGCCGAAGCCGGTGGAACCGCGGAAGTTCGGCTGCAGCACGAGATAGCCCTTGTGGGCGAAGAACTGCGCGGTCTCATCGAAGCCCACCTGATCGTGGGCGGTGGGTCCGCCGTGGGGCAGCATGATTGTCGGCAGGGCGGTCGCTTCCGCAGAGCCCGGGGCGATGCCTGCCGGGTACGTCGCAATCACGGGGATGCTGAGGCCATCGCGGGCGGTCACGGTGAGGGTGGCGATCTTGCCGATCTCATCCGCTTGCATATCGGGGCGCGCGTAGGTGACGACCTTCAGGCTCGATGTGGTGCGATCGAAGAGGGTGAACATGCCCGGCGTGTCGTTGCCCTCGATGCGTACGAGCACCTTGTTCGCATCGTCGCTGATGTCGAGGATCCGCACGGAGCTGTCAGGGTAGGTGACGAGGAGACGGGCGATGTCCTGGGTCATGGCCTCGTCGTAGAACGCGTAGCTCGGGCGCAGGCCGGTGTAGCGAACACCGTAGGCGACGCCATCGCGTTGGAGCACGCTCGCGATTTGCGCATCGTCGCGGCCGAACAACGGCTTTGATCGGCTGCCGTCGGCGAGGGACAGGTGGTAGACGGCGTCCGACAGGCCGGACTCGTCCTCGTCGACGATGACCAGCGCCTTGCGGTCAGGGCTGAGGGCGACGACCCCGACGCGCCGGATCTCCGTCTCCTCCTCGAAGATGGTCTCCCAGCGCTTGCCCCGGCGCGCTTCGATCGTGTGCAGGTTTTTGCGGTCGGAGAAGCGCTCGCGCGCGTAGGGTTCCTCCGAACGGTCCACGAACCAATCGATCGTGTCGTGGGTGCCCTTGGCCAGGCGCGTCGAGCGGTTCGAGTCCAGGTCGATGCGGAATAGATCGTAGGGCGCGCTGTCCTGGTTGGCGCCCGCGTAGGCGGACATCAGCACGGTGGAGCCCTTCGCGCCCGTGCTGTGGATCGTCGAGAGGTTCAGTTGGGGGTAGAGCAGCCCTCGGGTGGTTCGCAGGAGTTGGGTGGTCTTCGCCGTGCGCCAGTTGGTCGAGATGGCTGCGCGGAACTCGTACTCACCCCGGTACCCGGAAAAGCTGGTCGTCATCGACTTGAAGAGCACCAGGTGATCGTCGTCGTAGAAGCGGTAGCCCCAGAGCTTGTCGCTGGTGGTGTCGAAGTACTTAGGTTTCCCCTCCGCCAGCGACAGGATGCCCACCACGCGCTTGTCCTCAATCCGGCGGGTGTACGCGATAACGTCCCCGTTGGGAGAGAGCGCGACGTCGGAGAACTCCGCGTCCTGGGCGAAGCGGATCGCTTCTGGGGACTGGGCGACGGCGAGGCTCGTGGTGGCGAGCAGGCCGAGGAGCGCGAGCACGCGAGCCGTGCTGGGGGAAGTGGGGCGTTGGTCCGTTGGGGAGTGCATGGATCGATCCGAGCGGGAGAGGTGGCACGATACCCTTAGGCTAACCCAAATCGGAGCAGGCCTGCGCAGCCCCGTGGAATCCCGTCTCGGCAACACTCGTGATCGATCTTGGCGATTCCTATGTCAACCCCGCGAATCGCTTCCTCCGCAACGTCCGCTGCCTATCGCCGAAGGCGTCCCAGCAGGGGCCTCCCAGGCATGACACCCTGTACGCTCTCCCCCGAGGACACCACTGGCACCCCGTTGACGATCACGTGCTCTATACCTTGTGAGAACGACAACCCTCCCTCGAAGGTCGCCGTGTCGATCACCGTGGCAGGGTCGAAGACGGTGATGTCTGCATCGGCCCCCACCTGCAAGCGCCCCTTCCCCCGTGCCGCCGGGGCCATGCGCTCCAGGCGTTGCGCTGGCAGCAAGGTCATCTTGGCGAGGGCGCTCATCAGGTCTAGCGAGCCGCGCTCGCGCACGTAGCGCCCCAACACGCGCGAGAAGGTGCCGGCGGAGCGCGGGTGGGCGCCCGGCGCGTAGGGCATGCCGTCGGAGGCGATGATCGTGGACGGGCGTGCGATGCCGGCTTCGATCCAACGCTCCTTCATCATGTGGATGATGACCACACCGCCCTGTTCGCGATAGCGCGCGAAGGTGTCCGCCGTGAGGCGCTCGCCGGTGTCCTGCCACTGCAGATCGCCGAAGCCGATGCTTAGGCGACCTTGCCAGTCCCCGTCGAACAGGGAGCTCTCCAGGTAGGTCGATGCCGCGGTGTAGGGATACATCTCCGTGGTGACGTCGATGCCGCGGGTCTGAGCGCCTTCGATCAGATCCAGGGCGTGCTCGATGTCGCCGAGGGCCATGCTGTTCACGTGGACCACGTGGGCGGTGGCACCGGTCGCCGCCGCGTTGGCGATCATCTCCTGTATACCGCGCACGCCGGGGTCGCGTACGTGCACGTAGATGGGCGTGTCGTGAGCCGCTGCGAACTCGAACAGATGCAGGATCTCCTGCCAACTCGCCCCGGGTTGATAACCCACCAGCAATCCGATCCCGAGCGCCCCGGCTTCCAACTCCTTCACCAGCGCGGCGTCGAGCTTGACAAAAGCGCCGTCGGCGACGGCCTCGTACGCGCTGGCCCCGGCCGATTCGAAGAGATCGGCGACGGGTTCCTCATCAGCCCCGGCGGCGGCAAGCTGTTGCTCGTAGCGCCTGATGGGCGCCGAGAAGGCGGG is a window of Pseudomonadota bacterium DNA encoding:
- a CDS encoding amidohydrolase family protein translates to MQIRSTVLSTLLGCLLVMGGTTALADHHETQQVTLTEPYDLVIAGGRVMDPETGLGAVRNIGIRGDRIAEISEGPLQGRMAIDAHGLVVAPGFIDLHAHGQTNAANEYQARDGVTTALELEGGAPFLRQWLASREGKALINYGATASHFMGRALTMPAFSAPIRRYEQQLAAAGADEEPVADLFESAGASAYEAVADGAFVKLDAALVKELEAGALGIGLLVGYQPGASWQEILHLFEFAAAHDTPIYVHVRDPGVRGIQEMIANAAATGATAHVVHVNSMALGDIEHALDLIEGAQTRGIDVTTEMYPYTAASTYLESSLFDGDWQGRLSIGFGDLQWQDTGERLTADTFARYREQGGVVIIHMMKERWIEAGIARPSTIIASDGMPYAPGAHPRSAGTFSRVLGRYVRERGSLDLMSALAKMTLLPAQRLERMAPAARGKGRLQVGADADITVFDPATVIDTATFEGGLSFSQGIEHVIVNGVPVVSSGESVQGVMPGRPLLGRLRR
- a CDS encoding prolyl oligopeptidase family serine peptidase, with the translated sequence MHSPTDQRPTSPSTARVLALLGLLATTSLAVAQSPEAIRFAQDAEFSDVALSPNGDVIAYTRRIEDKRVVGILSLAEGKPKYFDTTSDKLWGYRFYDDDHLVLFKSMTTSFSGYRGEYEFRAAISTNWRTAKTTQLLRTTRGLLYPQLNLSTIHSTGAKGSTVLMSAYAGANQDSAPYDLFRIDLDSNRSTRLAKGTHDTIDWFVDRSEEPYARERFSDRKNLHTIEARRGKRWETIFEEETEIRRVGVVALSPDRKALVIVDEDESGLSDAVYHLSLADGSRSKPLFGRDDAQIASVLQRDGVAYGVRYTGLRPSYAFYDEAMTQDIARLLVTYPDSSVRILDISDDANKVLVRIEGNDTPGMFTLFDRTTSSLKVVTYARPDMQADEIGKIATLTVTARDGLSIPVIATYPAGIAPGSAEATALPTIMLPHGGPTAHDQVGFDETAQFFAHKGYLVLQPNFRGSTGFGNAHLLAGYGRWGREMQDDVTDTLEHFVDTGVTDPDRVCIAGYSYGGYSALAGGAFTPELYRCIIAIAGVADLPRMLSAEARQYGRNHWVVAYWNEVIGDSKAEKEKLKEISPANYAERFQAPVRLIHGDDDTIVPLAQSQLMRRRLDKAGKSVEFVRLKGEDHWLRSSPTTRVQSFQAMGEFVDRYLKEGS
- a CDS encoding cupin domain-containing protein, encoding MSDFFFNFADAEAGTHRQLAPGIDTQLFVGEQAMFSVVSFAPGARGSVHEHAEEQWGVLLEGEGVRVQDGVEVPVGAGDFWRTPPGVAHGFIAGPQGAKVLDVFALPREAYRREGAGFS